GAAACTCGATTTCCTCAACATCAATATCTACAATTTCCGATGCATAAATTCTTTAAATCATGGTGGATATACATGTTGAACAAAAAGTGAGAATCATTTCGTGCATCTTTCTTTGATTGTAGAAAAAACCTCTCCACATGGTGGAGAAGCTTTATATGATGTTATTACTTCTTGTATTTTCTTCCTTGAGGACTTCAATACATTTGCCGATTATTTTGCAACATTCAGTCCTTTAACATAAACTGTATTATAAGTTATTTagcattattaatataaataaaagatatttttattcatattaaaCACTTATTTCCTAATAGATAAATCTCCTCAACAGATAGTTTATTTGAAAAACCAAAGAAAATGAGAAATAATAGCAAGttgcaagttttttttttagagAAATCCTAGCAGGTAATTATTAAGATTGCATGCACTCATATTCTCCTCTTTGTCACTTTATGttgaatttataatttagaCAAAATCAGTAGGCAGCATACAGATGCAAGTATTATCATAAAAATTGTTAAGTATGCTAAGGAAGCATCTTTGTAACATGAGCGTAAACTCTGGGATGCTGCTTGTAAACTTAAGAAGCTGGATGTTGCAAGGAAATTTGGAGCAAGGAAGATTTTTTCCCAGCCTCAAAGAGAACTCTTCGAGGATAGAAAATTACATGGAATCATCTATGATCCGAAAAAGGTAAATCCTAATGAAGATAATTTGATGCATGCTCTTGCTCTGGAACTGGAATATATCACAGTAGGTGTCAACAATCTACTTGATCATTGGGAAATTGTCATTGCTACTCACAGGAACGGATCATTCTGGGTATTAGTTGCAAGTCCTTATCTGTTACCGAACTTTGGGTGATTCGCAACAAAGTCAGACGCAGCTCTGAGTTCATTTCGTGATAGACTTAAGGAGTTTGCTTATCATAATAGTCCTCAAGTCGTCAGAAACCCTTACCGTGTCAAGTTCATCTATGGGAATAGCATTGGTACCTTATACTTGGATTATGATTCACTGTCCAAGTATGATGTTGGTTATATGATTAAGGTATCCACTcttctaagaaccaagggcttctcATCCAAAGCCAAATCTgatattgatataaaaattattgacTACTGCGACCAAAAGAAAATTCATGCCTatttcaggaagatgaagaatgTCAATAGATCTCATCAACCAGCAGATTTTTGAGAAGACCATGTGGATGAAGAAGTTCAGTACAGGTTGGCTCTTGCTAATGAAAGAGGGAAACTGGGCGAACTAGTTGTACCTGAAGAGCCTATCAGAGATGAGCCTCCTACTCCTGTGCATCCATGTtctgatcttgaagaaggagaagttgctCATTCTGAGTAAATAGATTGAATAGGAGCTTGTGATATATGttataagaacatccttttgtaatatataaattaatgtttgaattctggtttaatgtttaatatgataccagaaacttttgctatttacatttcaatctttaatcctttgtcttatcagttagttgagttatcctctggGAAATTTGCATGTCATGTTAACAAAccaatagggggagattgaaaggcatatgttcagcctatttgtaaaTAGCAAGTAGTGTTAACTGGAATCCGTACGAAAAACGTCAAgtgatatatttgatttatgtgtCAGAAAAATTCCAGGATGTTGTTGCACaccactgatagaagttcattaatatgttcaggcctcagtgtacaaataatattttgtagcacgtccaggagttcagaaggtataaagtttcaatactttatttattaaagagATTCCAATTTGATTCCACTTCTAAAGAAGGTTTTTAAAGACGAAGattcgatgaacaagccacggCTTAATTGTTTTATATTGATGAAGAATTTTTGATTCacctagatacagatgaactagACAATACAGTGTCAACTACTCAGATTAATTATTCTACATCAAAGGAAAGTGGTCATTCATTCGATGaactattcaagaagaagattTTAAATGTTTAAGGAAGACAGAAGGCTTTGTTGATGAAGAAaggagtttaaataaataatggATTATTATTCCACTTcccaaataattatattagttgtgtaattattcattaaattaattcactctagaattaatttaatttatgaatttatgcaattaatttaattaagtggataatgatttattatttatttacaaaaagaaatcatTATTGCACTAACAAGACAAACAAAGagtttgtcttaccgagtctaaCAGCCCTCTTCAGGACACGGGAAAACAAACTTTGAGTTTGTCTTACCGAACCTTCTAAAGGCTCTCTTGGGCACGAGAAGACAAACTCAAGGTTTGTCTTGCCGTGTGTTAGCTTCCAAGACAAAGCTACTGTTCGTCTTATCGTGGTTTAATTGCAAGACAATCCAGCAGATTGTCTACCACTGCTCTGTTTGTCTTGCTTAACCTTAGTTTGTCTTGCCTAGCTTTCagattgtcttagcaagctataATTTGCTTAGCAAGCTTGTATTTGTCTTTCCTTGCTTTGCCTTAGGGGTTTGCCTATAAGTATGGCTTCCCCTCTTCATTTGTCAGTGTTCAAAACTCTTATATTCGACCCCCCTCTACAACCGTGTCCGGACCTAACAAATGCCCGCTCACACTCCAACTTAATAGCACCATAATTCGAAACACCAAATTCACTCCCCTGAAATTTACTAACCACTACTTTATTCGATTCATTCCGCCGAATCGACAAATCTAAACTACAATTCTCATCCAATTCACCACCAGCAACAACTCCGTTACTGGAATCAATCGTCGGTGACGTCTTCgagcatataaaattaagtaaaatgttaatatacataactaataattcataatatttcaatatatgtattatacatttaacacacacacacaatatatatatatagggtttcGGGTCCGGATcaggtttggatcgggtttcgggtctGGATCGTTTAGATCCAATCGGGTCAGAacgggtcgggtatccatcgaGTCGGATAAAGCTGCCATCCTTAAAAGTGAAAGGAAATATTTGGTGGTGAATGGGTAAGGAGATATATTGGATAAACcgaaaactaaaaaaggtaaaagGCAATGACAGTTTTAATAAAACAAACACTCACAACGATAATCGTTTTAATTGTTTCCTTTTCCCTTCCTCAGTTATCCCCGACCAAACAGTCTTTGGTGTCTATAATATAGATTTCTATCCGATCACTTGCTTGTGTATATAACAAGTCCAACacattgcctatatatataagaaGTCCAGACCGACCATGATGTTTTGGAGATCAAAAAGGATATTTCGGAGACCAAAAGATCGAATTAATGATATTTTGGAAACCAAAAGATCGAATCCTAGCCTTAAGTTCCTTATAATCCAATGCTGCCCATTTTTTAATCagttttgtttttaaatgatgttttattaaaacaattttatttatagagtcaagttctatggagtacaaaaaatattggagtattagAGTACAAGATTGatacaatataatctagtcatttaaatcttaatttttttgttctacaatatttgtaaacatccgacaacctgcagattatgttctacaacataaacattgtaatcaaaagatagaacaattactttcataaatcgtaggacattatgttctgcaatataacttttaaacagaacaataatcttaacgctctttaaagttgaaagatataaattattatttgattattatgtttaatactacttataaatgataaattatatacaaatttagataatcagagatattatttatgattaaactaaaaaattatgattttgtactccaatactccaatgtttttatgtactccatagaacttaactctttatttatattcttatcCGCTACTGATTTGCACGAGTGAGGCAGTATTTTGTCAAAAATCTTATTcaaacatatttaattatataaatgataaaataaagcTATACCGAGaggattaaaatttttataggaAAAAAGAACAGTCGGCGCTAATAAAACAAAATCACCACCCTTGTTCTTCAATCAAAATTGTTGACATAGTCCATCCAACCAATCACTAGAAAACAATCATTTCCATTAACAAATTATGGCAAAGGAAAAAGAAGACAGCAACTACGAAAACATAATCAAAAGCCTGTCGATGAGAAAATACAGCAGCCACAACAACATGAAAGCAAGTCTAACCACTGTTAGATATAAGATCCAGTCCCATTGCCTGGCATTCAATTGACCATGACTTGTCAAACAATATTTGCATTCATTCCCAGTCATCTAAACCTAAATCTTCATCTCTAAGCTCGTACCTGCTGAAATGACTGACCTTAAACGCCCACTCTCCTTCAATCGGGTCATAAGACACAAATTCAGCACCCTGATCCTCGGCCTTTTTTCGGAGCATTTCTTTGTATTTATCAATCCTGGGACCTTCTGTAAAGTGGCGGCCAGTTTTCTTGTCAAAACATTTCACATTAAGGAGAGTTACCACAGCAGGTTTATTAAGTCCTTGTCCAACTGGAGGCTTCTTGCTCTCATCCATATACACAATAACTTCTCTGTGGTTAAATTGGACAAGTGACTCCAAATCAAGTCGACGCACATCTGTCTCCCCAAGGAATTTGATACTTCCATAACCGTGTCTCCCAACAACAAAGTCTTTTACGTGTCGACAGAAACCTGGTTCAGCCCTTTCTTTTGCTGCTAACTCTTGGATTCGAGGTTCTGTGTAATAGTCAGAATGGCGGAGCTTTGGCATCAGTGCCTCAATGTCTGCTCCATGTTCATAAACAATGGCAGCCTCGCCAGCCCTGTGACCAGTTAAAGTAATGTAGGCATCATCTTTCTGTACGAGATGTTCATCATGGACCCCATTAGGCTTTTGACCCAATTTAACGCGATCACTTTGCTCATCTGTTGGGCCATTATTTGCTATATCTTCATCTGCAAGGCAAAGGCAAGCCGGGCATTAAAACATCCAGAAGAGCTCTAGCTTTTGGCCATAAACAGAAAGCTTCTCAAAAATTGCAGATCATTTTTTCGGAAACAATATTGTGAATCTAGACTGCAACTAAACCAAATGCTAAAGTAAAAAACAGATTACCACTCTTTTGTACAGGGGTGTGCTCCTTTGATAGAGATCTTTTGTCCCCATTTGTTCTACCAGGCCACTGTTCCAAGGGCCGAATTACCAGAGCTCGAGGGTTCTCCCGTGGAATGAAAAGAGTGTCCGCCTTTGGCGTGGTAGGtgcttcttcatcatcactgaAAAAAGGAACCTGCAGAAAATTTCGGCAAATTGGTCCAGAACACAAGACTGATCATTATCTTCCATGCGAATACTGAGTCTCATATTGATATCAAAACAATAAATACAACTTAATCAGAAAACTATGATACATTAGAAGTTCAGCAAGAACCCCTGGACCATGTTATCAAGTGTGATATAATTACCTTTAGACCATTATTCTTGGGATGATATTTCCTGGCAGGCAGCCTTACACGCCTCTGAGAAAGGTGTCGAGAAGTAAGCAGTGAAGATATTCGGGCAGGAGCAGGTTTGTCAACCACCTGTTAGTGAAAATTTGCAATGACATCATGATCATCTCATGTTCCATAAAGACATTATGTAGTAGATATTAACATAGAAGATGAAGCTGAGCTGTAACTAACTTCACACATGGATTTGTGGGCCTTGAGTACGTACATACTCGCCTAGCATAGGTGAAGAGGGCATGGGGGAgggtgtaaaaaaataattttccatCTCTATATAAGTATCTCAAAGGCATCTTTCATAGCTAATTATTAGAATAAAGGAGGGGATGGGGTCGGAACTCAAATAGTAGCATAGTAACATAAAATTTGTTGATACTGCTGTTACTTCTTTTCAGCAAACTATCACTTACAGGCAAACTAGAAATTCCATATTGAATTGAAGGCGAAGTTCCAGCACGCCCGATGGACATCAAAGGCATTGCGGGTAATGTACCAAAGGGATTTAATACTGGAGCTTGTTGTACAACTGCAGTGTTCGGAGTAGCTGACCTGTCCAAGTGATCAAGTGAAAGATGTAAACACGTGACAAACTTTACTGGTAGAACTATAAAGATTATCAACTAACATTAatggaaaatattaaaccaagtCTCAAAGACAACAATTGTTCAATGAAATCACGATAGTTGTATTAACGATATAAATAAAGACTGGTAGAAATAATTGGTTGCATTATTATTACATCGAACAGTTGATCATTCTCGGTAAATCAGCAAATGCACCAATAGTAAGTAAGATGATACTAGCATTTCTATTAATCTTGTATACTTGAGACTTCATAATGGACATGATATTGACAAGGAAATAATCAAAAAAGCCAAGACATACGATTGTCCATAGCTACTCTGACCAAAAATGCCTGGTGTACCACCAAATCCACTCAAACCAGCTGTTGGTCAAAATAGATTTTGTTAGTACGCAGATcagtaataaaataatttaaaaacagttCAAGCAGTAAACGTTACCTGCTTGAGTCTGACCAAAGTTTCCAAAAGCTCCCGCATTTTGAGATGGTTGACTTAATTGAAAAGGTGATGACTGAGAGGGCTTTTttcatacaaaaatatatagttacAATAAGATTAGTAGGAGTATATACATTCAGCGCATAAATCAAACTATATAAGCATTGCTTCTAAACAAAGACACCAAAAGGGAATCTTCATAAGGCTTTAAATATATAGAGAAGACGAGAACCAAACAAGAGATACAATAAGTCCACTACCCCTCAAGGCATATTTTTAATCATGCCTTTAACAGAAAGTAGACAAAGGCAGAAGTAACCATATACAAACCAGAGAGAATCAATATTGCATTAGTTACACTTGAACTGAGTGATAAACTTATGATATGAACATCCTTCCCAAACATCCACCATCCCTCCATTTTTTTCTCAGTACATAAACCAACCTTTGCACATCGCGCGTTCTCATTCTCATTCTCATTCATCCAACCTATTACTCTGTTAGGCTTTCATTTGGCTCATAACAGAATTACATCCAATTCATAATGTCAAAACTTTGTACTTTGCCTTGTATCAACTATCAACTTAATATTATCAAAACTGGTCTGTTAGGCTTCATATATTCGAAGGTTTTGCTTCTCATAAGGAAGAAAGCTATCTGTTGGCTATTGCCTTGTACTGGAGCCATCACCACATATCTATATGACACATCGGATAGAACTAATTTAAACGCAACATTCTTTATACAGATGCCCAAATATTTTATACCGAAAACACATCTTTTAAACCTAATATTCTTGCAACAAATCAGACCCCTTATCATTACACAAAGCCATTATCAATTCCAAACCACTCTATCCATTGACAAGAATTGGGCTCTGTTCTTGTTGTTCTTTCACAAGAAAAAGAGAATAAAAAATGTTGAATGAGCTAATATTAGTTTTCCACTTGTTACAGAGAATGAAACTTTCATTGCTtatcatgaattttttttgagtGTTTTGCTTATACAACTCTtatcatgatatatatatatatatatatatatatatatatatatattctctgaaagtacaaattatattttatttgccgAGTCCCGTGTCCAAGACTCTTCAATAATTGGTGAATCCCCATGTCCCCGTACCCGTCTTCCGTGTCACCGTATCTGAGTCCATGCTTCTTAGGATTAATGTGAGgtgactaaaatatatatacctcTATCAGTCTACTACTAGCTTTAGCAAATTCCAGGTCAATAAAGGAAAATGAGACCACTATGAGTCGGCTCTCCAGTGTGGTCACTGGGCATTGCAAGCCAAGTGCATGGAAAATGCCAAGTAAAATTAACAATCAGACAAACGTGAACTAGCTGGAGTTTAGAATATAGATCATGATCAATATGCTTATATTTTATAACCTATTAATATAACAAAGATCAAAATATTATGGAAGTATATGTAAGTTTGGGGATGTGATGACAACCACCATAAGGTGCTATGGCTGTAATGATTCTGGTAACAAATTTTGACTATTTGGATAAGAACTTGGAAGTACATCAAGCTAATTACAATGAAGGAATTATTTAAATCCTTCTATGCATAATGGTCAACTAGGCACTAATGACATTCATATTTAAAGAatttgaagaaaagaaaagctcTAACTAGGCACAGTATATCATATAAATACATCATTAAGAGTAAAAACCTGCATTTTACAGGTACATGATCAACTTACAAGGACCCAACATAACTGCTATAGGGATGACAACCCTGCCTTCTAATATTTCTAATATTCTTAGCTCAATGTGACAAAGATGTATTGTTAATTTTGGTTGATTAATGCAGTTTTCCGGTCTCTATTTCAATACAtaacagaattttttttttaaaaaagaaaaggaaatgcaTGCCTTGATTAAAGTATAAATCAACTCGAAAGAAACTCACCATTGTCTGACCAAATCCCATTTGGCTGCTAGTTGTTAACAGTGATGGAGTAGTAGAGAACATATTTGCGCCAAAACCAGTAGATGGAGTATTAAACATATTGGTCTGACCAAACCCAGGTGTAGTCTGCCCAAAGGAAGGAGTCTGGCCAAAAGCTGAACTTGATTGCCCAATTGAAGGTGTATTAGACTGAAAGAGAGGAGATTGTTGGGTATTTCCAAAATTCAAGCCACTATTAAATGGACTGGATGTTGTTCCCTGAGCTGATGTTGAGCCAAAAATAGATGTTGAAGTTCCAAACGCAGACGTCGTAGCTGCTGAACCAAAAGGAGATGCAGGAGTACCACCAAATGTCGATGTTGTGGAACCAAACAAAGAAGGTGCTGCTGATGATGTGGACCCAAAAGGATTTGCATTGGTCGTGCTCCCAAAGGCAGAAGAACCAAAAGCAGAAGTAGATGCAGCAAAACCAGGAGTACTAAATGGTGCAGATTTTTGACCAAAAGGGTTTGTGGCATTATTGGATGAAAATGGGTTTGCAGGGGCAGATGCTTGACCAAACGTAGATGAGGAACTAAAAGGATTAGGCTGAGTATTGGTTCCAAAGCCAGCTGCACCAGCAGGCTGAGCAGCAGAATTCGGCCCACCTAACAAATAACAGTATCTCATTAACATGAAATACACATACATAAACTTTCTTAAGCAATGAGCAGTATAACAATTAGCGAACAGAGTAAGAAATCACCTTTGTCTCCCAGCTGATAATCCTCCCATCTAAGCTCCTCGTGACTTTTATCTTTGTAAACTGGCATCGCTGATATCGACTCTAGTTTTCCAGCAGGCTGTGTACCAGTGCCAGCATCTGCTTCAGCAGTCGGTGTGTAGGCGGCCACTCTACTTCCCCCACGTTGACCTCCAAAAGTTGATGACCCAAAACCTGGGCTTCCAAATGCTGGTGAAGAAGTCTGGGCCCCTAAATGGaacaaacaatttaaatattaattaaatagtaGGTTTTGAATACTAATGTCGGCACATCTATCACGAAAATAAATACAGAGCTTAAAGCTCACCAAATGCGGAGCTTGGAGCTCCAAAAGGTGAAGGAGAAGCCCCAAATTGAGTACTTCCAAATGCAGATGTTGACTGACCAAATGCTGGTGTTGACCCAAAGCTGAAAGAAGGACTAGAGGCTCCAAAAGGAGGAGTTGTTGAGGCACCAAATGAGGGGCTACTTGAAGTGCCAAATGCTGGAGCACTTGTCGCGCCAAAAGCCGGAGTGCTTGCAGCCCCAAATGCTGGACTGCTTGATCCGAAGACGGGAGCATTAGAAACACCAAATGCATTTCCTGTGCTGCCAAAAGTTGGTGTTGAGACGGAACCAAAGGCTGGGGAGCTTGTAGCACCAAAAGCTGGTGTGTTTGTTGCACCAAATGCAGGGGTGCTAGATGAACCAAATGTAGGAGTGCTAGGAGCACTAAATGCTGACTGACTTGATCCACCAAAAGGTGTAGATCCAAATAAATTGCTCCCAAATGCTGGTTGAGACTGTTGAAATGTGCTTCCAAATGGACTTGTCTGGGTAGTTGAGGATCCAAAGCCACCAAAAGAAGGTTTTTGCCCAAATACAGAGGAACCTGCAGCAATTAAATTCATTTAAGAATATTTACTAAATTAGAATTCCAATTCTCCAGCCTTATAGACAAATGAAAATTTTTGGAACATGAACAATGATATAGTTGTTTAAACATATCATGTGCAGCAATTCAATGGTGTAGCAAAAAGATATCATCAACAGAATCGAATCATAAACAAGTTGGACAggtaacagatttaaagttggCATGTTTAATATAAAAAGCTTACCCCcaaatgatgaagatgaagtaTTACCAAATCCTGATGTAGAAGAAGCTCCAAAAGCAGGTACAGAGCTTCCAAATGCTGGGGATGATGAAGCACCGAACACTGGTGTTGAAGGTAAAGGCGATGAAGCTTGGTTTGAACCAAACACACCTGTGGCGCTACCACCAAAAAGTGAGCCTCCTGTTTGTGTGCCAAACGGTGTTGTGCTACCAAAGGGGTTTGGCGCAAATGGATTGCTACTTCCACTGCTAGCTTGGCCAAAGGTTGATTGAGTGCCAAATGGGCTAGTAGATGACTGCCCAAAAGCTGTCCAGCATTCAAATATTAGAAACATATCAATCAATATTTTCAGTTTGTTCCCTCTGTCTAACTATTTTCTGTCCACATTCAATAACTTTATGCTAAATTATAATTCTGCACTAATATACACTACCTGCTGTCACAATTAGTCCACATTTACTGAGCCAAAATAAGCGAAATCTAAGAACCATTCATTCAATTTTATTACACGAGCAGTAAGgtatattgcaacatatatatacatactgcATTTCAAGTCACTATTCATTGAGAAGACTCCAATGATGCAGATATTTTATGGTATGTCCAAATTGTGTAGATTTTCCAATATACCCACTAAATGATTGAAAATATAACAACAGCCTCAAATCTCTCTTACATTAACATAATACCATAGCAATAACTCATAATCTAGAAGATTGGCATATGAATATAGAGATGGGTTGGAATTTATCTAGTATCTTTATTAATCAGAACAAGATCACTCACTACTGCAACAGATTAAGTGACTCTTATTAGGAAATGGATATTAAGCAGATTCCTTTATAATAGGATTGCACCTGGTGAACAGTGTTGTCACCATGAATCTGAagatttatttcaatttttggtGGAGATTTTGTACACATACTTCACTTTATCCTTATTTTCTACACTGTCTAGACCATTTTCTGCTCTGAACATGCTAACAAGAAAAAGTTCTTTGGGTGCTTTACTGCTAAAAAAGCTTAAATAAGAAGCAAGTACAGCTTCTAATTTGGTATACTACCTAGGTCGAATTGTTCACAACATAAgaaagatatttatttttttgcataatttaGTTTCGAAAACAATACATTTTATGTGATCATTATTTTGAAGTACATCCTTTCCTAACCATAGAAGATATAAATTGTCAAAGAAAGAACTAAACACATCAACAAAGTAATAGTGAACTAAAAAATAAGACTTGTTTGTCAGAACAAGAACTTAACACATCTAGAAGCACACCAGTATATAAGACTTACGATTAGTCGATCCAAACATCCTTCCGCTTTGTATTTCAGCTATACTCCAAAATGAAACACGGCCTTTTCCACCCAAAACTTTCACTAgaaccagaaaaaaaaaattaaaacactttaaaacacATTACTCGGCTAAGTACAAACAAGGCCGGAAAATAAGTTCGCACACACAATTATTGATCCACATCAAAATAAAACCACAATCATATCAGAAGATAAATTTCCAATAACTGACACAGTAGATTTTTCTGTAAAAATTCAGAAATTCGATGTACAATGTAAGAACTTCAATTATATTACCTGTGTAACttcaattcaaataaattagcAAAATAGCAGTGTGAAATACAACATACTCCTACCTAACTTACAATTACTCAATCAACACCATAATCCATGTCAGACTACATACATCATAAATTAGCATTAAAAcactgaaattaacagcaacgaagaacaaaataaatttttatataaatacatacatcGACACATCCAAAATTAACATATAATCGAATCGCAATCAAAACGAACACAAATCTAAAACAAACGCAATAGATCTATACACGAATCAATACAAGCATAAATTAAACTCCGTAAAAGCGTAAACAAGCAGCGAAGATGCAACAAAACTCCTAATCGATGAGttgaaaccctaattaagcAAATGAAAACCCTAATGGATAGATACACAGTATAGATACAAAATCAAAACCTAGAAAACGCACCGATGGGATAGAAGTTGAGAAAGTTTGATCCCAGAGGGCAATATACAACGGAATAACGGATCGAGTTTACTTGTGGCTaaactatatatatgtgtggcTGTATGTACATATATTCTCTCGTCTTCTTGCCCTTTTTTCTTTTGCGATATATTATtggtgttttttatttttagttcgAAGACAATTTTAGACTATTTTAACGTCAATTATAacctaattttatatttatgtacataaataaacattttggtcgttaatttttttatgaatggatATTAGGACGGCGGATGCTTGCGTTCATTTTCCGCTATTGTCTATTTTCCAGTTCTAATAGTGGCATGGTTAATtgtcaaaattaaaattgaaatattaattgacaagaaaattttattttgttatgaaaggttaattattattttaacattttaacattttaattttgataaatatatatgaaattttactagaataatatgattttaattttgatatataaaatcCTTCGATATTTACtagaataataattatatatgagatTAAAAAATCATCTTTcgttttgaagaaaaaaaattagcataatgtga
This genomic window from Daucus carota subsp. sativus chromosome 7, DH1 v3.0, whole genome shotgun sequence contains:
- the LOC108195994 gene encoding nuclear pore complex protein NUP98A; this translates as MFGSTNPFGQSSTSPFGTQSTFGQASSGSSNPFAPNPFGSTTPFGTQTGGSLFGGSATGVFGSNQASSPLPSTPVFGASSSPAFGSSVPAFGASSTSGFGNTSSSSFGGSSVFGQKPSFGGFGSSTTQTSPFGSTFQQSQPAFGSNLFGSTPFGGSSQSAFSAPSTPTFGSSSTPAFGATNTPAFGATSSPAFGSVSTPTFGSTGNAFGVSNAPVFGSSSPAFGAASTPAFGATSAPAFGTSSSPSFGASTTPPFGASSPSFSFGSTPAFGQSTSAFGSTQFGASPSPFGAPSSAFGAQTSSPAFGSPGFGSSTFGGQRGGSRVAAYTPTAEADAGTGTQPAGKLESISAMPVYKDKSHEELRWEDYQLGDKGGPNSAAQPAGAAGFGTNTQPNPFSSSSTFGQASAPANPFSSNNATNPFGQKSAPFSTPGFAASTSAFGSSAFGSTTNANPFGSTSSAAPSLFGSTTSTFGGTPASPFGSAATTSAFGTSTSIFGSTSAQGTTSSPFNSGLNFGNTQQSPLFQSNTPSIGQSSSAFGQTPSFGQTTPGFGQTNMFNTPSTGFGANMFSTTPSLLTTSSQMGFGQTMPSQSSPFQLSQPSQNAGAFGNFGQTQAAGLSGFGGTPGIFGQSSYGQSSATPNTAVVQQAPVLNPFGTLPAMPLMSIGRAGTSPSIQYGISSLPVVDKPAPARISSLLTSRHLSQRRVRLPARKYHPKNNGLKVPFFSDDEEAPTTPKADTLFIPRENPRALVIRPLEQWPGRTNGDKRSLSKEHTPVQKSDEDIANNGPTDEQSDRVKLGQKPNGVHDEHLVQKDDAYITLTGHRAGEAAIVYEHGADIEALMPKLRHSDYYTEPRIQELAAKERAEPGFCRHVKDFVVGRHGYGSIKFLGETDVRRLDLESLVQFNHREVIVYMDESKKPPVGQGLNKPAVVTLLNVKCFDKKTGRHFTEGPRIDKYKEMLRKKAEDQGAEFVSYDPIEGEWAFKVSHFSRYELRDEDLGLDDWE